The Desulfuromonas sp. genome contains the following window.
CATTGCGGGATGTTGCAATGGTTGCACAGAACCGGAATAAACTCGCGCTTCTGGTCGACCGACTGTGGCATGTTGCGCTGCAGAATGTCGGTTCGATAGCCATAGTCGGGAACATCGTTGGTCTTGGCGCAAGCCGCCTTGCAGCGTTCGCAGTCGATGCACTTGCTGACTTTGATCAGCATGCTGTAATGCGGCTTGTAGGGGTACTGTTCGGCAAACTCACTGGCCGAAGCATAGGCCGTTTTAACATTTGAAACTGCCGAGAGCAGTGTTCCTCCGGCAAAAACGCCGGTGACGGCCAGACCCATCTTCATAAAGTGGCGACGTTCCTCGGATGAGAGGTTGTCGACCCCTTCGTTTTTCTCTTCCAGGTTGTCAAGGTCGTGTTTCTTGAGGTTCAGCATCTTTATATCCTCCATGTTCGAAGTCATCAGTATCGGTTAGTGCGACTCGGTTTTGTGCCCGGCAAATACTTTCTCTCCGAGGAGAAAAAGGAAGGCGACCATACCGAAGCCGGCAGCGGTAATCAGAATCTCGTAAAGAGACGGAATGTAGGAGATCAGACCGCTCGCTTCAACAACACCAAGTTCGTGATAAACAGGAATGACTTCGCCGACGATTACGAGGTCGTAGCGCATGATGAAGATGCCGACGATCATCATCGCCGAGGCGATGAGCATCATGTTCCGGTTCTTTCCTTTCGAGAGCAGGAACAGAACCAGCGGGATGGCCATTGCCAGGGCGACTTCAAAAACCCAG
Protein-coding sequences here:
- a CDS encoding twin-arginine translocation pathway signal protein, with protein sequence MLNLKKHDLDNLEEKNEGVDNLSSEERRHFMKMGLAVTGVFAGGTLLSAVSNVKTAYASASEFAEQYPYKPHYSMLIKVSKCIDCERCKAACAKTNDVPDYGYRTDILQRNMPQSVDQKREFIPVLCNHCNIPQCTRVCPTKATYKDKNNGIVMMNPSKCIGCLTCQMGCPYNARYFNEEKMAVDKCSFCWETRLSQGKASTACATACPTGARTFGDISDPRDTVYRQVHQLEKAVWVLRKEAATKPNVFYMKG